In the genome of Microcoleus vaginatus PCC 9802, the window AAACCAGGGAAACTGCCCGGTGCGGTTCATTTTGCTGAGTACGAATTGGAATACGGTGTCGATCGGCTGGAGATGCACCAAGATGCGATGGCATCGGGCAGCCGGGTGCTGATTGTGGACGATTTAATCGCCACTGGCGGAACAGCGGTGGCGACGGCTAAATTGTTGGAACAAGCTGGCTGCGAGCTTGTCGGTTTTGCTTTTATCATTGAATTGCAGGCTTTGGGTGGCAGGCAGAAATTGCCCGATGTGCCGATCGTCACGCTAGTTGAATATTAGTTAGTTAACTGTTGGCAGTTGACAGTTGACAGTTGACAGTTGACTGCTGAATAAAAACTACTGACAAATAATATCCTTTCCGTTTGCATCGGAATTATTCATCTCTCTCTTCTCTTCCTCTGTGCTCTCTGCGTCAAGAGCGGTTAAATCATTCCGATGCAACCGGAATTAATATAATTCACAATCCTAAAATCTAAAATCTAAAATCTAAAATTGTATGACTTCTCTTAAGTTAAATCGAAATTGGCGAGCGTTGAATTCTCTGTTTGGCAGCGAGACATTTACTTATGTTGTCAAGCGACTGTTGCAGGCACTTTTAACCCTATTTTTGGCATCGATGCTTTGTTTTGCAATTATTGAGCTAGCACCGGGAAATTACTTGGATACTTTGAGCCAAAATCCCAAGATTTCGCCGGAGACACTCAAGCAACTCGAACAGCAGTTCGGCTTAGATAAACCAGCTATTGTGCAGTATTGGCTGTGGCTGCAACAAATTGTGACGCGGGGGAATTTTGGCACGAGTTTTGTGTATCAGCGATCGGTAGCTTCGCTGCTGTGGGAACGGGTACCGGCGACGTTATTGATGGCGATCGCATCTTTGATTGTAACTTGGGCGATCGCGATTCCTTTGGGAATTGTCGCCGCCGTCAATCAAAACCGCACAGTCGATCGAGTTTTACAAGTAGTCAGCTACACGGGACAGGGATTTCCCAGCTTTATCACAGCGTTGCTGCTGCTATTTTTTGCTCAGAATACTTCGCCTCTGTTTCCCGTCGGAGGAATGACAAGTATCGACCACGCAGACTTACCTTGGTGGGGTCAAATCCTCGATTACGGCTGGCACTTAATTTTGCCAACTGTCGCCCTCAGCCTTACTGGTTTTGCAGGTTTGCAAAGATTGATGCGCGGACAATTTTTGGACGTGCTGCGTCAAGATTATATCCGAACAGCACGGGCGAAAGGTTTGCCGGACGATCGAGTAATTTACATTCATGCTTTGCGGAATGCTGTTAATCCGTTGATTACGCTATTGGGTTTTGAGTTTGCTAGTTTGTTGAGCGGTGCGTTTATTGCCGAATATTTCTTTAATTGGCCGGGTTTGGGAAAGCTGACTTTGGATGCGGTGAACAATCAAGATTTGTATTTAGTAATGGCAAGTTTGATGATGGGCGCTACCATGTTGATTGTTGGGAATTTGTTGGCGGATTTGCTGCTGAAAGCTGTCGATCCTCGGATTAAGCTGGAAGATTTGAAATAGAAGACTTAATTCAGTAACAGAAGCTACGCAAGGGCGATTGGTAATAGTCAACAGTCAACAGTCTTCCATTATCCATGCCCCATGCCCCATGCCCCATTACCCATCTCGGAGTGTTTTATGTCAGAAAAACAACCCAACGAGCCAATGAGTTTTAGCAGCTTTGCCGACTGGTGCAGGCATATTGACAGTCTTTCAGAAGAGGCAAGGCACACAGTTAAATTGTTGTTAAAAAAGGCTGGCACTGATGACGCACAAGAAGCGGAGCAGATACTTTCAAGCATGACAGAACTGGCTCTCAGCTACGATCACATTACCGACATCAGCTTCCTCCGCTGGCTCACCAATCTGACCACCCTAAATTTCGAAAACAATAAAATTACCGACATCAGCTCTCTCGGCTCGCTCACCAATCTGACACGCCTGAATCTCAGCTACAATCAAATTACCGACATCAGCTTCCTCGGCTCGCTCACCAATCTGACAACACTGGATCTCAGCTACAATAGAATTATCGACATCAGCTCCCTCGGCTCGCTCACCAATCTGACACGCCTGAATCTTAACATCAATACAATTACCGACATCAGCTCTCTCGGCTCGCTTACCAATCTGACAAGGCTGGATCTCCTCAGCAATCAAATTACCGACCTCAGCTCTCTCGGCTCGCTTACCAATCTGACAAGGCTGGATCTCAGCAGCAATCCAATTACCGACATCAACGCTTTGCGTAAGCTCACCAATCTGACAATACTGGATATTCTCTCCAACACTCGAATTACCAATATCAGCGTGTTAGGCGAACTCGCACAGAAACGTCTTACTCTCTCGACTAGACCAATTGATGCTCAAAAAGCCACAGAAGCAGTCAAAGTTGCCTATGCAGCTATTGGCCTAGAAGAACCCGAAGTTATTGTTTGCAGCAGTCCCCGCGACGCTTTTCTCCAAATCTTCAACTTGCCAAAAGGCGACCATTCACCAAACTGCTCAGACGAATGGCACAGGAATAGATTGGGGGAAAAGCTGGACGGGAAATGGATGTCCATGTTCCCATCGATTGTGAGAGACTTTGCAAGTCCGGCCGTGTGGAAGTATGAGCTCGATCGAATGACAATCGAACGCGAAGCAGACACGACACTGAGTTCGCTAATGGTCGAATTGTTTTACGAATATAAGCCATCGGAACGAACGGGGAATGTTATTCCCAGTCATTTTTTAGACCTGGTGCGATGCCCTATAACCCCCAGGACTTTGTTTAAAGAAATCTATTTGACTCAATTGTATATCTATTCATTAGGCGTCAATCTTTCCCAAAAGACACAAGAAATACTTCGCTGCCAAAACCTGCTTTTCGAGCATTGCGGTTTTATATTTCCCTTGGAAACGTTTTGCTTTGTGTGCGATCGCCCGCGCCACCTGCGCTTTGACAGTCAAAACCGCTTGCACGCTGAAGGAGAACCTGCTATTGAGTTTGCGGATGGATGGAATTCTTACTATTATCATGGCGTCAGATTGCCTGAAAAATACTGTCAACTACACCCGAACCAATGGCAATCCCAATGGCTGTTATCAGAAGATAATGCCGAACTTCGGCGAGTGTTAATTCAAGGAATTGGTTACGATCGCATTTGTCAAGAGTTGGAAGCAAAACAAATACATAGTTGGCAGGAATATGCACTATTAAAAATAGATCACCCTAGGGACGAGCCGATTTATTTGTTAAAAATGACTTGTCCGAGTACGGGATTCATTCACGCTTTGAGAGTTCCACCTAACCTGAACTCAGCTAGGGAGGCAATTCGCTGGGTAAATTGGAATATCGATCCAGAGGAATTTTCTGTGCAGACTTGATATATAGCCTTTCTCAGGTAAATTAGATGCTCGTGGGCTGCGGGCATAGCAGATATAAAAGCGTTTGAGTTTTTAATTTCAGAACGGGGCTGACAATTCATTGAAGAACGGGCTAGGCTAGTTGTAGACTTCTATTTCCATGCCAGGAATGCACCAATAAAAATTCATTCACCCTCCAAACATGGCAAAACAACTAGCAATAGAAACTCGCGGACTCACGAAACAATTCGATCGCCATATAGCTGTCAATGACATCGATTTGCAAGTAGCAGCAGGTGAAGTATGCGGACTGATAGGCCCCAACGGTGCCGGCAAAACTACTTTGCTGCGAATGCTGGCGGCGGCTGAGGAACCGACTATAGGGGAAATTTACATCAACGGGGATAGGTTATTGCGCGATCGATCGCACCCAATTCTCAAACAGCGCATCGGCTTTCTTCCCGATGACTTTCCCCTCTACGACGACTTGACTGTTTGGGATTATTTAGACTATTTTGCCCGACTCTACAACCTCCAGCAACCGCGCCGCCGAGAGCGAATCAACTCCGTGTTAGAACTCGTGCAATTAACTAACAAACGCAACAGCTTAATTTCTACCCTGTCGCGGGGGATGAAACAGCGCCTGAGTTTGGGGAGAACTATTATCCACGAACCGCTGTTGCTGTTGTTAGACGAACCCGTTTCTGGCTTAGATCCGATCGCCCGAATGCAGTTCCGCGAAATTATCAAAGTTTTGCAAGAAGCCGGCATGACCGTAGTCATATCATCTCACGTCCTCAGCGACTTAGCCGAACTTTGTACCTGGGTAGGCATCATGGAACTCGGATATCTGGTCGAAAGCGCACCTTTACAAGAACTTTACAAACGCCTCAGCCGCCAGCAAATTTTCATGTCGGTTTTAGGAAATAAATTAGAAGCGCTAACATCGGCATTAAAAAACTTTCCTTGGGTGGAAAATTGGGCAATAATCCCGGAAACTCAACAGGTGTGCGTTGATTTTTCAGGAAGCCCGGAAGATGCCGCCAGTTTATTACGCGAACTCGTCGCCGCCCACATTCCCCTAACCGAATTCCACTGCACTCAAGAAGACTTAGAAACCATCTTCCTCAAAATGGGACACAAACAAGCATCCTAATGTGCTAGTTTCCTGTTTACCAGAATAAACAGTGAGTTATAACTAAGTCGTCACCCATTCCTAATCACCAATAACCAATGACACTCCACTTACTAGACAAAATAGGCAACTGGAATCCCCAGTTATTTCGAGAAATCAAAGGTCGCTTGAATACTGGCAATATGGCGATCGCCTCGGCTTTTTCCCTAAGCGCTCAAGTGCTGCTGTTCAAGTCTGTCAGCGCTCAGATACCCGTTCCCCCTCCTAATGGGTCGTACACTAACCCCATCTATCACAGATTTTGCTTAGATGACGCCCCTCCCTATGAAAGAATCTGCGTCAGAGATGCCTTCAGCAACTTTGTCATTAACTGGCCGATGTGGTGGCTAGAGATATTCACTTGGCTGAGCATATTTAGCGTCTTAGCTTTATTAGTAGCCGGGACTTATCTACTTGTCAGTGACTTAGACAAGGAGGAACGCCGCGGGACGCTCAACTTTATTCGCCTCAGTCCCCAGTCTGCCAAAACAATTTTTATCGGCAAAATTCTCGGCGTCCCAATTTTACTGTATCTAGCAGCAATTCTGACAGTACCGCTGCACCTGTACAGTGGATTAGCTGCTCAAATACCCTTGAATGAAATTGTATGTTTCTACCCAGCGGTTGCAGCTAGCTGTGCTTTATTTTACAGCGGTGCGATGCTATTTGGATTGACAACCAGTTGGTTGGGAGGATTTCAACCTTGGTTGGCTAGCGCTATGGTTTTTGTTGTGTTTGGGATTTCTTGGCTTCCGCTCACGCGAACTGCTGTGGATGTGTTACATTTTTTGTCTCCCCTTGCTATGCTGAGATATCCGCTTTCTCTAGTTGATAAAACGGATTTCGATTCGTTAGTTGAAAACTTAGACAAGTTGCAATGGTTTTACTCGCCAGTGGGTACAAATATTGCGATTGGCCTTGCTTTGTCTCTCTTGGTTTGTGGTACAGGAACCTACTGGATGTGGCAGGGATGGCAGCGCCGCTTTCCCAATCCCAGTGCTACAGTTTTGAGCAAGCGGCAAAGTTATTTGCTAGTTATCTGCTGTCAGGTAATATTTTTAGGGTTTGCACTCCAATCAGACCCCCCAGGAGGCAACAGTAATCTCATCTGTTTACTTATCTTGAATTTGGTGATGTTCTTAGCTTTAATTGCAGCTTTAACATCTGACAGACAATCATTGTACGATTGGGCGAGGTATCGGAAACAAATCGTTCCCAGCAATCAGAAGCTGTGGCGACGCTACCCACTACTCGATTTAATTTGGAGCGATAAAAGTCCGGCTGTAGTTGCGATCTCGATCAATTTCCTCAGCTCAGTAATAATTTTAACACCTTGGGCGCTGTTGGAAAAAAGTGAGAATAATGGATTTGGGGGTGTAATTTTATGCCTGAATCTTATCCTGATTTACGCAGCCATCACCCAACTATTCCTATTTACCAAAACCCGAAATCAGGAAATTTGGGCTGCCTGCACAGTCGGCAGCGCTATCTTGTTGCCACCTGTGATTTTCTCTATGCTTTTACTAACCCCAGAAAAAGCTCCTTTTTTGTGGTTGTCTTCAACATTTGGCCTTTGGTTTTCGCCGTCTCTGACAGCCGCGTCAGGAAATACCTTTTTGCTATCCCTACTCAGTCAGTGGACTGTCTTGGTGTTGTTGAACCTCAAATTGCGATCGCAACTGAAACTCGCAGGGGAATCAGCTTCTAAAGCCCTGCTGAAAGCTTGAAAAAGCAGCGGAAGGGATCAAACGTGAAACTCCGATTTAGGCAGGGATTTAAACCCCTGCCTGAAAGCTTAAGTCGTCTGAAAACGACTGTTTAACTAACTTATTATACTAATTCCGCATTTATAATCCACTTTATATTGATCGGTGGTGGTCGCCCCTACACACACAAAGCCCATCTTCGCAGGCTTTAAGATTAAAGTAAAAAAATTTCTGACTGTACAGATCCAAAATTATTGAGTCAGCGTATATTACTAATGAACGCAGTACAAAATTTCATAGGTTCGCACCGCTAACAATTTCAGCTTGCCTGTTTGCAGTTGAGCTGCGATCGCCCTTGGCTACACAGCAAACTATAAAATACGGCTAAGTGATCTGTATTTAGGAGTGAGTTTATTTGAATCCGGGGGCGGGTTTATATATCATTTTAGCTGCGTGTAATACTTTTATGGCAACCCACCCCTACAGCCGAAAATAAGAAAAACTATCCTAAAAGTGCGAATTTGTGATATTTTAACTGAGAATACCACCGCCGTTAGGCAACAGAAGTATCAAACTTAGAGGGTGATTAGATCATGGCAGAAATTAGAGGCACCGCACAAGCAGAATTGCTAGCAGGAACTCCAGAAAATGACCTAATTTTTGGTTTAATGGGGAATGACACCATTGCGGCAAACTCTGGTAATGACAGCATTTATGGAGGAAAACAAAGCGACTTAATTGATGGCAATGCTGGTCAAGATTCGCTTTTTGGAGATTTAGAGAACGATACTGTTAACGGTGGAGACGGTAACGATTTTTTAGTGGGCGGAAAAGGCAGCGATTCCATATCGGGAAACTCGGGCAATGATGTTTTGTCGGGCGATCGAGATACTGATGTCCTGATAGGCGGAGACGGGGCTGACTTATTTGTTTTGAGGCGCTACGCGGAGGCAGATCCTGGTCGTACCAGCGGCGGTGCTAATTTCGCAAATGCGGACGCGATCGCCGATTTTACAGCCGGTACAGATTTAATCGGTTTGGCGGGAGGTCTTAGTTTTAGCGACTTGAATATTCAGGAAGCAGGAAACGATACTGTTATTCAAGACCGAGTGACTGGAGAATTTCTCGCTACTCTCAGAGGGGTGAGACAAAGTGCGATTAACCAGGCAAGTTTCACTAATAATATTGGCAGCGTTGTTCCCAGCCCCCCGCCTCCAGCGCGGACAACGGCTTATGCTTTAACTCCTGCTAATCGGATTGTCGGTTTTAGTCTTTCCAATCCGGGAAGTGTACTCTCAGATTTTCCCGTGACTGGATTGCAAGCGGGAGAAAGTTTGCTGGGAATTGATTATCGGCCGGCTAACGGTTTGCTTTACGGTGTGGGTTCTAGCAATCGCTTGTATACTGTCAATCCGATGACTGGGGAAGCAAGTCCAGTCGGTAACGGGCAGTTGGCTGTTCCTCTAACTCCGGGGGCTGCGGGTTTTGATTTCAATCCGACAGTCGATCGAATTCGGTTTGTCAATGAAGCCGATCAAAACGCCCGCCTCAATCCTGATACAGGCGCAATTGTCGATTTTGACACGCTGGCGGGGGGAATTCAACTCGACGGGAATTTGGCTTACCGGGCGGGCGATCGCAATTTTGGAAGTTCTCCGGCTGCTGCTGGGGCTGCGTATGTGAATAACTTTGCAGGGGGAACTTCGACAACGCTGTTTGTAATTGACAGCGATTTGGATGTTTTGGTGCGACAAGATCCGCCGAATAATGGAGTGTTGAATACGATCGGATCTTTGGGAGTTGATGCTACTAGCGTTCTCGGCTTTGATGTCCGGAGTATTGGCGGCCGCGAGGTGGCAGTGGCGGCACTGGAAGTTGGTGGCATTTCCGGCTTGTACAATATCAATTTAAGTAGCGGTCAAGCTTCCTTTGTCGGTCAAATTGCCGACGGGAGACAGATTAACGGTTTGGCTTTGCCTTTGCCTACAGCTTACGCCTTAACTGTCAGAAATGGCGCTGAAACAATTGTCGGTTTTAACGAGGCGGGACCGCGGGCGATTCTCAGCGACGTGGCAGTTACGGGGTTGCAGCCGGGAGAAAGTTTGCTGGGAATTGATTTTCGCCCCGCTAACGGTGTGCTTTACGGTGTGGGTTCTAGCAATCGCTTGTACGCGATTAATCCGGTTACTGGGGCTGCAAGTCAAGTCGGTAGCGGGCAGTTTGCTGTTCCTCTAACTCCGGGGGCTGCGGGTTTTGATTTCAATCCGACAGTCGATCGAATTCGGTTTGTCAATCAAGCTGGTCAAAACGCCCGCCTCAACCCGGATACTGGGGCACTTGTGGATTTTGACACGCTGACGGGGGGAATTCAACTCGACGGGAATTTGGCTTATGCTGCGGGCGATCGCAATTCTGGCAATCCCGGCGCTGCTGCTGCGGCGGCGTATGTGAATAACTTTGCCGGGGCAACTTCGACGACACTATTTGCAATTGACACCAATTTAGACGTTTTGGTGCGCCAAGATCCGCCGAATAATGGAGTGTTGAATACGATCGGATCTTTGGGAATTGATGCTGGTACCGTTCTCGGCTTTGATATCAGGAGTTTTGGCGGTAACGAGACGGCTTTGGCTGCGATCGAGGTTGGCGGAGTTTCCAGCCTGTACAATATCAATTTGACGACCGGTCAAGCTTCGATCGTCGGTCAAATTGGTGACGGGCGAGGGATTAAAGGCTTAGCACTGACTTTGATTTAACTGCTAGATTCCCAGCGATTTTAGATTGATTTTAGGCATCAATTATCTAGTTTTTAGGTGGAAAATTGAAAACAACTCAACTTTTCTACAATCTGAAATTCTCAGTCTAAAATCGTTTGGGCAATTCCCAATTCCCAATTTGAGGTAACATATTATTTTGACAACCAAGATAAGATGTTATCTCAAGTTTTTTACTTGCTACGTTCCCGCAGTGACGGCAAATATCTGTCCGCGAATCCCAATCCAGATGCGGCAGTGAGTTACCTGCTGATGTTTCGCGAAGACTATGACGCTTTGAGCTATCTCAACGCCCACGCTGCTGATGTTGCCGATCGATT includes:
- a CDS encoding leucine-rich repeat domain-containing protein — translated: MSEKQPNEPMSFSSFADWCRHIDSLSEEARHTVKLLLKKAGTDDAQEAEQILSSMTELALSYDHITDISFLRWLTNLTTLNFENNKITDISSLGSLTNLTRLNLSYNQITDISFLGSLTNLTTLDLSYNRIIDISSLGSLTNLTRLNLNINTITDISSLGSLTNLTRLDLLSNQITDLSSLGSLTNLTRLDLSSNPITDINALRKLTNLTILDILSNTRITNISVLGELAQKRLTLSTRPIDAQKATEAVKVAYAAIGLEEPEVIVCSSPRDAFLQIFNLPKGDHSPNCSDEWHRNRLGEKLDGKWMSMFPSIVRDFASPAVWKYELDRMTIEREADTTLSSLMVELFYEYKPSERTGNVIPSHFLDLVRCPITPRTLFKEIYLTQLYIYSLGVNLSQKTQEILRCQNLLFEHCGFIFPLETFCFVCDRPRHLRFDSQNRLHAEGEPAIEFADGWNSYYYHGVRLPEKYCQLHPNQWQSQWLLSEDNAELRRVLIQGIGYDRICQELEAKQIHSWQEYALLKIDHPRDEPIYLLKMTCPSTGFIHALRVPPNLNSAREAIRWVNWNIDPEEFSVQT
- a CDS encoding adenine phosphoribosyltransferase, whose amino-acid sequence is MDLKSLIRDIPDFPKPGIMFRDITTLLRDPQGLSYTIDSLAEKCSAMSVDYVVGMESRGFIFGAPLAYKMGIGFIPVRKPGKLPGAVHFAEYELEYGVDRLEMHQDAMASGSRVLIVDDLIATGGTAVATAKLLEQAGCELVGFAFIIELQALGGRQKLPDVPIVTLVEY
- a CDS encoding ABC transporter permease — encoded protein: MTSLKLNRNWRALNSLFGSETFTYVVKRLLQALLTLFLASMLCFAIIELAPGNYLDTLSQNPKISPETLKQLEQQFGLDKPAIVQYWLWLQQIVTRGNFGTSFVYQRSVASLLWERVPATLLMAIASLIVTWAIAIPLGIVAAVNQNRTVDRVLQVVSYTGQGFPSFITALLLLFFAQNTSPLFPVGGMTSIDHADLPWWGQILDYGWHLILPTVALSLTGFAGLQRLMRGQFLDVLRQDYIRTARAKGLPDDRVIYIHALRNAVNPLITLLGFEFASLLSGAFIAEYFFNWPGLGKLTLDAVNNQDLYLVMASLMMGATMLIVGNLLADLLLKAVDPRIKLEDLK
- a CDS encoding DUF4394 domain-containing protein, yielding MAEIRGTAQAELLAGTPENDLIFGLMGNDTIAANSGNDSIYGGKQSDLIDGNAGQDSLFGDLENDTVNGGDGNDFLVGGKGSDSISGNSGNDVLSGDRDTDVLIGGDGADLFVLRRYAEADPGRTSGGANFANADAIADFTAGTDLIGLAGGLSFSDLNIQEAGNDTVIQDRVTGEFLATLRGVRQSAINQASFTNNIGSVVPSPPPPARTTAYALTPANRIVGFSLSNPGSVLSDFPVTGLQAGESLLGIDYRPANGLLYGVGSSNRLYTVNPMTGEASPVGNGQLAVPLTPGAAGFDFNPTVDRIRFVNEADQNARLNPDTGAIVDFDTLAGGIQLDGNLAYRAGDRNFGSSPAAAGAAYVNNFAGGTSTTLFVIDSDLDVLVRQDPPNNGVLNTIGSLGVDATSVLGFDVRSIGGREVAVAALEVGGISGLYNINLSSGQASFVGQIADGRQINGLALPLPTAYALTVRNGAETIVGFNEAGPRAILSDVAVTGLQPGESLLGIDFRPANGVLYGVGSSNRLYAINPVTGAASQVGSGQFAVPLTPGAAGFDFNPTVDRIRFVNQAGQNARLNPDTGALVDFDTLTGGIQLDGNLAYAAGDRNSGNPGAAAAAAYVNNFAGATSTTLFAIDTNLDVLVRQDPPNNGVLNTIGSLGIDAGTVLGFDIRSFGGNETALAAIEVGGVSSLYNINLTTGQASIVGQIGDGRGIKGLALTLI
- a CDS encoding ABC transporter ATP-binding protein; translated protein: MAKQLAIETRGLTKQFDRHIAVNDIDLQVAAGEVCGLIGPNGAGKTTLLRMLAAAEEPTIGEIYINGDRLLRDRSHPILKQRIGFLPDDFPLYDDLTVWDYLDYFARLYNLQQPRRRERINSVLELVQLTNKRNSLISTLSRGMKQRLSLGRTIIHEPLLLLLDEPVSGLDPIARMQFREIIKVLQEAGMTVVISSHVLSDLAELCTWVGIMELGYLVESAPLQELYKRLSRQQIFMSVLGNKLEALTSALKNFPWVENWAIIPETQQVCVDFSGSPEDAASLLRELVAAHIPLTEFHCTQEDLETIFLKMGHKQAS